In the genome of Thiorhodovibrio winogradskyi, the window ATTGATACAAGAACGTTAAACCTGCTAAGTCAAAGGAGAATCCTGATGCGTGTCACCGCAACACTGTTTTGTCTGTTCGCGCTGGCCGCCGGCAATCCATCCTGCGCTACCGCCGCGGAACAGAGAGGGAAGAACGACATGCTTTTGGAACCGACTCGTGATGGGTATAGGCTTTGCGTTAACACGCGATATAAGTTCAATGATCGGGTGGCGTTCGATTCCGAATTCAATGGCACGGGAAGCGGTGTGATTGTCACCCTTGACATTGCTCTTGATGGCGGAATCTCATACACCATCGAGCTGCCCGACAAGACATGGCAACCGGGAATTCTCGAGGGAGAAATGACGCTGCTGGAATCCGCGCCTTAATCATCTCGCGTGTAGCGCCCTTATCCTGAGCGCCGGCCGCTGCAGTACACCCCTACTGGAGCCTTGTCGGGCAGAAGCTGATGTGGTCGTTATGCAAGTTCCATTAAAAGTGTACATTTTACAGTTTAAGTGTGCAAAATTCCGTTTTTGCCCCCCTGACAAGAAGGACAAATACGCCCGCTCCCTGGCGCGTGCGAGCCAGCAAGTTTGAAGGACTTGGGGCTGACGGATGGGGCGTGGGTTTCCCAAGGCGAGCCTGGCTTCCTGATGCCACATCGCTCACTGCCTCGCCTGACAAAGGATGGCCAGACTGTGCCTTTCGTGGTGACATCGTTACACCTCAAAGTTGCGATTTCACTGCATTTTCAGTCGTAACGAAGAAAGCTTTTATGCGCGGATGTTGCTTGATCCATTAAAAAAACAACTCTGCGTATCAGCGATTACAGATATAGCTCTGTGATCGTGAATGCGGACAAAGCAAATGTGTTTGTTAAGAACACCAGTTCTTTATTCGTTGCTGGATCCATGAACTTAATGCGGCGAAGATGCCGCGGATAACGCAAAGCCGTGGCGACACCTGTTAACGTGGCCCTTTGGTCGCATCTTAATCTGGTTGTCTTCTGAGCCGCGTCAGCGACAAGACTGAAAAGTTTGTTAAGTTTACGACGTAATCGATTGTTGAAGGAGTCCGTGCCATGCCGCTGCTGGAGATTCCTGGCGCTCAACTCGCTTATATGATCGCCTATTTGGTGGTTGGCGCCGCCGCTGGCCTGATGGCTGGGCTGCTCGGCGTGGGTGGCGGGGCCATCATGGTGCCGGCGCTGATCTTTTTGTTCGCGCACTTTCAGACCGCGAGCGATTGGATTCCCCATCAGGCGGTGGCGACATCGCTAGCTACTGTTATTGGCACCGGGCTGGTCGCGACCCTGGCGCACCAGCGCCGCGACGGGGTGCGTTGGGATCTGTTCGCGCGCCTGGCACCGGGCATTGTGCTTGGAGCCTGGCTGGGTGCCATGGTCGCGGCGGCCATTCCGGCATTCTGGCATTCTGGCTGCAGCGGTTGTTTGGCGCCTTTTTGCTTTACACCGGGATTGGGATGTGGCGGGCGGCCCCCGAGCCGCGCGCGGCGATGGGCCAGACGCGCTCCGGTTGGCTGCTGCCAGCGACCGGCACGGGCATCGGTGCGGTCTCGGCGGTGATCGGCATTGGCGGCGGGTCGATGACAGTGCCCTTTTTGGCGCGCCTGGGGTTGTCCATGCGCCAGGCCGTGGGCACCTCGAGTGCCTGCGGCGTGCCCATCGCCCTCTTTGGCGCCATCGGCTTTGTCTGGTCGGGGCTTGGTCGGGACGGGCTGCCCGCGCACAGCCTGGGCTTTGTCTACTACCCGGCGGTACTGGTGTTGTTGCTCGGCAGTGTGCCGCTGGCGCCGGTTGGCGCGGCCATGGCGCATCGGTTGCCGACCCGCCTGCCGCGGCGCATTTTCGGAACCCTGTTGATCCTTATTTCAGCGCGTCTGTTGCTGGGCCAGGCTGGCTGAAAGAGTCATTCGGCAGGTCTTTTTCCAACCACAGGCGGCGGTACAGATAGACCTTTCCCGCCGCGTCGCGCAGTGCCAGACGGCCGGATTGCAGTGCGAACTCATAGGGACGGGCGCTGTCGGTGTTCGGATCATAGAGCGCGATGCGCTGGCCGCGCTCCTGGATCAGGCCGTCGATAAAGCCGGCATTGAGCTGATAGAGCCGGAAGCGCGACCCGCGCACGATCAGCAATCCGCCGTCGCGCCCCTCCCAAATGCCGTCGAGACTGGTTGGCTGAAGGGCGCCCAAGGCCCGCCCGAACTGTTGCAGCGGCCCTGGCAGGCCAAACTCGCGCACCGGATCGCCAAAGCCCGCGGCCCAACCGACGCCGCGCGGGTTCATCATGTCTGGCATGGCATCATCGAGCCCTTGGCCGGGCTGGCTGTCCGATGGGCTCCAGGAGTCACCAAAGCCAAAGGCCTCCATCATGCGCGTCATGGCCTCCGCCATGCGTTCGGTGCCGCCGCGCCCGTCCTCGGCCATGGCGGGGGGTGCCATGAATGCAGCCACAATCAGGGGCAGCATTGGAGCCAGCTTGCGGCCTCTCGGCGCGCTGCTTGGGCGCGCCCGCGTGGGGCGGAAGGAGTTTGAATTGGCAGGGTGGGCAAGTCTGGCGGTGATGTTCAGCATGGGAGGTGTCTGTTATTCCTAATTGCACAGGTCGAGGCACGCCCGCGCGCTGACTCAGCGCGGCCCCACCGGCGCAAGCAGGTCGCTCAGCATCGGTAGTGGATGCCCCAGACGATGATCGTACAGCACCCGATAGGTCAGCACCCGATCCACATAAGCACGGGTTTCGTGATACGGAATGGTCGCGATCCATACATCCGCTGCTATTGGCTGCTGTGATGGCGACTGAGGCAACCAGCGCCGCACCGCCGTGGGGCCGGCATTGTAAGCAGCCGTGGCCAGGGCGTCATGCCCGCCAAAGTGCTTATCGAGATGGGCAAGATAGGCACTGCCCAAGCGAATGTTGAGCGCCGGATCGATTAAATCCTCCGTCGCCGGCGGCGCCAGCTCCAGCCGCCGGGCGACCTCGCGCGCGGTGCTCGGCAATAGCTGCATCAGCCCGATGGCATTGGCCGGGGAAATGGCATCCGGGCTGAAAATGCTCTCCTGGCGGATGATTGCCAGCAGCCAAGACTCCGGCACCCCGGTGGCCCTGGCGGCCCCGCTGACGTGGTCGGTATGGAGCAGCGGAAAACGCAACTCAAGGTCATCCCAATAGCCGCTTTTGGCGAGGATCAGAATGGCCTGAATCCGAAAGCCCAGGGCTTGGGCCAGGGCGGCGGCTTCACGCAGGGCGATGGCCTGTGCCTCGCCCTGATGGGCACGCTCAAGCGCGCGGCTGTATTCGCGCCACTCGCGGCGAATCTCGACATCACGCTCAAGCGCGGCAAGCTCGCGCAGACGCGCGGCGCGCGGCGAGTCGAGGAGTTCTTGGAGTCGTTGCGGAGAGATCGGGATGGCTTTGTGGTCGATTTTTTTTGGGATGCCGAGCCGCTCGGCGGCCAGAAAACCCCACAGGCTGCGATCATCGGCGGCGCGGCGATAGGCGGCGATGGCTTGGGAGAGTGGATCGGGCGACCCAGTGTCCTGTGTCTGCTCCAGCGCGCGCCCCAGCCAGTATTGCCACGGGGCGCGGCGGCGCTCTTTATCGGGCAGGGCAGAGATCCAAGCCGGCAAGAGCTGCCAGGCACCGAGTTTAAGCCCGGCGCGCAGGCGCTGCTCTTGCAGGGTCAGACTGCCGGCACCGGGCGGCAGGCGGTCGAGCTCGGCGAGGGCGCGCGCGGATTCACCGCCCTGGGCCAGTGCCAGACCAGCGGCGGCATGGACCAGTCCGGCCCGCGCGGGTGGCAGGTCGCTGAAGCGCCCGGCGAGCAGATCAAGGGCGCTGTCTGGCTGGCGTGTCGCGAAATCCGCCAGGGCAGCGGCGATGACGCGCGCCCGGCGCGGATGTTCTCCAGCAGGCGGCGTCGGAAAGCGGCTGGTCTTGGCCCCGGCGGCCAACCGAAAGTCAAGCCAGGGTTGTTCGGCCGTGGGCAGATACCTGCCCTGAAAGCGCGCGATGCTGTTATTGCCGCGCGCCAGTGCCAGCTCGATGCGCCGCCAGACCAGGTCTGGATTGAAGCTCTCGGATTGCGCCCAGGTCGCGAACAGCGGATCGCAGACATCGGGCAGGGAGCCGCCAGTCAGGTAGAGGTCGGCCAGGCCGTCAAAGGCGGCAGCGGCATCCCCGGTGTTAAGCAATGCGCGCCGATAGAGGCATTCGCGCGTTTCCGAGCCGTTGTCGACATAGAGACGCGCATACTCGGTCCAGCGTTTTTCGCGCGCCAGCCGTCCCAACCATAGCCGGCGCAGGCGCTCGCCGGGCGCGGTGCCGGCCTGAGCGGCAATCAGCGCCTCGACCTCGCTGGTCTGTGCCTGATCCAAGCCGCGCACCAGGGCCGCGATGGCCAGGTCGGGCGCGAGCGGGTAGTCCTTCAAAGAGGCACTAAGCCGAGCAAAGCGCGCCATGTCACCCTGTGCGAGCGCCCATTCCGCCTGCTGGAAGCGATCACGCGCGGCGGGTAAATCCGCCTCGCCCGGGGAGGTCGCGCCGACGCCGAGCGGAAAGAGGGTGCCGCTGAAGCTGAACAGAGCAACAAGAATGAGTTTGCGATAGCGCATGAGATGTCCTGCGAGCCGGGCTCGCGTTGGGCGTTCGGGGATGCTGGCGCGCTGGCACGCGGTCGCGATCACGGGATTTTCCGCTCGAGTATTTGGATCGACGCGCTTCGGGGCCCATCTTGCAACTGAGTCATACACCTTGGATGAAAAAAATTTTCAGGAGCCACCTGCAATCATGTCACCGGAACCCAGTCAATCAGATCCCTCGCTGAAGTCGCTCGCTGCCTTGATGCGCGAGCTGGCCGGGGCTGAAATCCTCCCAGCCTTCGGTCGTGTCCAGGCTCGGTCAAAGGCCGATGGCAGCCTGCTGACCGAGGTGGATCTGGCGGTGCAGGAGCGTCTCATTAATGCGCTCGAGAGGCTGACGCCGGGCATTCCGGTGCTTGGCGAGGAAATGACCCAGAGCGCGCAGCAGCGGTTGCTCTCCGGGGCCTCGCCGCGGGATCCTGCCGCAGGCGAGGCGGGCGCGTTCTGGGCGCTGGACCCGCTCGATGGGACCAGCAATTTTGCCTGCGGTTTCCCGGCTTTCGCCATTTCCCTGGCATTGTTCCGCAATGGCCGGGTCGAGCTTGGCATCATCCATGATCCCGTGCGGGATGAATGCTTCAGCGCGCGCCTGGGGCAGGGCGCCTGGCTGAATGGCACCCCCCTTAACAGCGCTCAGAACTGCGAGCGGCTGGCGGACGCCATGGCGCTGATGGATTTTAAACGCATCCCACCAGGGCGGCTTTCGGGCCTCCTGCGCAAAGGGGCTTTTCGCTCCCAGCGCAATCTCGGCTCGGTGGCGCTCGACTGGTGCTGGCTCGCGGCTGGCCGCGCCCAGGTTTACCTCCATGGCGGACAGCGGCTGTGGGACTACGCCGCCGGGCGTCTGATCGCGGCCGAGGCCGGAGTGGTGACGCGCCTGTTGCCGCCGGGTCTGGCCGAATCGACCGAGCAACTCACGCTCGAGCCGCGCCTGGCCCTGGCGGCGGCCCATCAGGCGCTGTTTGACCAGTGGTGGGAGCATGTTGGCCTGCCCTGGCAGGACTGATGGCGGCGCGGCTGCATTCCGCATTGGCGTGCAAGGCGCGCTCAAGGATCTATTCACACATGAAAAACCAGGAGATCCCGATGACAGACACCCTGACCGATCAGGACATGGAACTCAGCAGCGGCATTGCTGCTTTCGAGAGCAAGCAATTCTCCCGTGCCGTGGGGCTGCTCTCGCCCCTGGCCGAGGCCGGCCACCCCGATGCGCAGTATCGCATGGCGATCATGGCGCAAAACGGGCTCGGCATGATGCCCAATCCGCTGCAGGCCTTCAGCTACATGAAAGCCGCCGCCAAGGCCGGCCTCGGCGTGGCTCAGCACGGCCTGGGCTTCATGTACATGGAAGGCGAATGCACCGACAAAAACCCCGGACGCGCGGTGGAGTGGTTCACCAAGGCCGCCGAGCAAGGCTTGGCCGGCTCCCAGACCACGCTCGCGATGATGTATGAGGAGGGGCGCGGCGTCGAGAAGAACCCGGAGGAAGCCCGCAAGTGGTATCACTTGGCGGGCTTTGACGAGAAATAGCCCGAAGCGCGACCGGGCGTCCGCCGGCGCATCCGCGGACGCTCTTTGACCTTCACTCCTTGCCTTGGCCCATCGCGGCTATCCTGGTGTCGCCTTCGGTATCACTGATGAGCGATTCAGCCGGCTGATCTTCCTCTCCCGCCCCGCTTCCAGCGCCGGCCTCCGCGTGCGCATCTTCTCCGAACTTCTTGGTGCTCCACTGGGCTCCCACTGGGCTCCCACTGGGCTCCCACTGGGACCCTCTGGGCTTGGTGCTCGCCTGCCTTCGCAGCCGCTTTGGCGAGCAAAAATCCGCGGCGCAATTGCGGCTAGACCGGGTCAGTGGTTTTAGTTGGAGTCTAAGCGACCCTAAATCCTTTCCCTGTTTTGGTATCTATCATCAATCATAGCCTATTGTTTTTATTGCGCAGTAGCGGTGCGAAGCCAAGCTTAAATTGTGTTGCCCTATTTTAAGTTAACTAATCTTTTCTATGAGCTTTTGTTGATTAACTAGGGTTGCCATTACAGTTGCTAAAATCGCTTTGACGGTTTTGGTTGAATGGGTCAATCAAGGTCAAAAAAACTGTACAGAAGGGTTGACATATTTTTCTGTCAGCCTAAACTGACACCCATGGATCGAGCAGACTTAATGGATTAAAACCACCCAGTCTCACCGACAGGTTATCGCTGACCGGCTATTGCCTCCGGTATCTCTGGGTCAAGCGCTTATCGCGGAGTTTGCGCCGCGATGAATCCCGCCGTTAACAAGCGGCTTATTATGCACCCCTTAGGGAGGGCCTATTGATGGCTGAAGCAAAAAGCGTATCTGGCTTGACGCCCGATCAGGCAAAAGAATTCCATGAGCAGTTCAAGATCACCTATACCGCTTTTGTCGGTCTGGCGGCTGTTGCTCATATTCTGGTTATTGGCGCCCAGCCTTGGTTCTAGAGCTGCCAGTTTCATCAGGCGTCCAATTGGCGCTGCATTAGGAGAGACAAATTATGTTTCCAGACATCATGAGTTACAAACCAGCCGAGCAAGATTATCGGATCTGGTTGGTTGTCAACCCAGGCACTTGGTTGCTGCCGATTCTCATCACGGTTCTGCTGACGGCTCTGGCGGTTCACGCGGCTGTTTTGACCATTGCCCCAACCGCTTTGCCATTTATTGACGGTGCCGCTCCAGCCGAAGTTGCTGCCCCGGTCGCCGCGGCTCCTGCAGCGGCTCCTGCAGCGGAATAGTCGTTATCGATTTTTGCGCCTAGCTTGAGCGCCCGGACTGAGCGCCCAACCTGAACTTGGTGCAATTTCGCTGTTCGAGCTTTTCGGACAGCCCATTTAACCAAAACCTCATTGGAGACTCAGAGAATGTCAGGTCTTACCCCAGAACAAGCGAAAGAATTCCATGAGCAGTTCAAAATCACCTACACCGCTTTTGTAGGTCTCGCTGCTCTCGCTCACATCCTCGTGATCGGCGCCAAGCCTTGGTTCTAGGCTTTAAGGCATCCTTGCCAAGCCGTTTTTATCAACCTTAAACGAAGGAAATCATCATGGCCGATATCCCAAAACCCCAAAATCCGCAAGACGATTGGAAAGTATGGCTGGTCGTTAATCCGGCGAATTGGCTGATCCCAATCCTGATCACCGTGCTGGTCACAGCGCTGGCCGTTCACGCCGCCGTTCTGACCATTGCTCCTACCGCTCTGCCTTTCATCAACTAATCTTGATGATCGGTTAGGACGGAAGCGTCTCGTTGCTGGGTGTTTACCTGACCCAGCGACGAGTCGCGAAGCTCTGAATACACTGCCGACGGCAGTCAAGGATTCCGATTGGATGCCGATTAAATTCCTTTTCGCAGTGGGCTGAGATAAAGATTGAGCTTAAGTTAAATCGCTGAGGTGAAATCCAAGCCAGCCGACATGCCCACCTATCTGCTCAGAAACCTATCTGCTCAACAAAGGTAAGGCTATGAAAGTTTCTGCTGTATCTTGACGCAGATGCTTTCATAGCCTTTTGATCGGGGCTATATTACGCCCCACCGCTGTCCCTTTGGGGTGGCTGTGGGGCTTTTTGTTTATTGCATATGCGCACGGGTTATCCTGGTCCGTGCGCGACTGGCGATGGCGCACAGGGCAAAACGGCCGGCTTTATTGCGGGCAAATTCGCCGACGCGGGGAAGAAGCAAGTGAGAGGTTTTCGATCAACCCGGCGGGTGGGTCTCGCCTCCGGCGGCCTCGGTCTCGAGTCGGTAGCCATAGCCAGGCATGCAGGTGATCATCACCACGCCCGATGTACCCATGCGCAGTTTCTTGCGCAGGCGGCTCACGTGGTAATCCACTGTGCGGGTCTCTAGGGGCGCCGAGATGCCCCAGACGTCCGCGAGCAGGCGTTCGCGAGACAGCAACTCCCCAGCATGGCGGAAGAAATAGATCACAAGATCCAGTTCCACCCGGGTCAGTTTGACCGGCTCACCGTCCATGGTCAGCTCGCGCTGCGCGGTGTCGATGCGATAGGGGCCGTGGGCCATGATTGGCCTGTGTGTCGATCTCTGATTGCGCAGCAGCGCCCGGATGCGCGCATTGACCTCCGCCAGGCGCAGCGGTTTAACCACATAATCGTTGGCGCCCAGACCGAGCGCGCGCACGATCCGCGGCTCGTCGCCGAGCAGGCTCTCGATCAGAATGGGAATCTCCCAGCCCAAGGATTCCCGCACCCAGGGAATCAGGGTCTCCACCGTGCCGTCCGGAACCATCCAGTCCAGAACCAGTAGGTCGTAGCTCAGCGCCGTGAGCGCCTGCTTGATGTCCGTCAGGGTCTCGAAACTATCACAGAGCCAGCCGCTGCCCGCGAATGCCATTTCGAGCATTTGGGCCACGACGGCGTCGTCTTCCAACAGACCGATTCTGATTGAATTCACCGAACTTGCATCCACCGGCGTGTTCTGGAGAGCTTGGTGAGGTCTGAGGGGTGTGCACTTTATGTCTTGTTCATTGAGCCTTTCGCGCAACGCGAGAGACAGGCATGCGCATCCAAGACAAAAAATTACAAAGTTATAACAGCCAATCAGGAACGACTGGCCTAGATTGCATCCCTTTCCCTCGCAAGCGGTTTAAGTCCAATACAAGCTTAGACCTTGTCGCGAGAGAGTACCAGGCGATTAACGGCATCCTTGGGTGTCGCGCCAGAACAACAGATTCGGTTTGTCGGCTGGTGAGCGCAGCCAGCGAGCGGATTCAGGGTTGGGGAGATGATGTGAGCGAGAGACAGCGCAAGACCTTCACCGCCGAGTTCAAGGCAAAAGTCGGTTTGGAAGCGGTGCGTGGCGCGAAGTCGATCACCGAAATCGCGCGAGAATATGATATTCATCCCATGCAAGTGGGCCGTTGGAAAAACGCCATCCTGGAGCAGGCGTGTCGCTTGTTTGAATGCAAGCGCGGGCCGAAGAAGGCGGCGGAGCGCAGCGACCAGGAGCAGCTCTGCAATGAAATCGGGCGCTTGCAGACGGAGCTTGACTGGCTGAAAAAGAAGTCCGGAATGAGCCTTTGATCATGCAATGGTGATCGCTTGGTCCTAGCTGCTGGTGAACGCCAAACAGCCGCGGAGACCAAAACCATGGCGTGAGTGCTCAAGGCTGTCTATCCTTTAGGTGGTTCGCTCCCGCCTCAGGATTCCGAGATGCCAGCTACCACCGACTCCAGCAATTGTGATCGCGAGCAAATCCAATTCAGCGGCGCCATTCAACCCCATGGCGCGCTCCTGGTGCTTGGCGAAACCGAGCTTCGGATTCAGCAGGCCAGTGCCAACAGCGAAGCCTTCCTCGGACTCCCACCCGATGCACTGCTTGGCCAGGGCGTCGCGCGGGTGCTCGGCAAGAGCGCGAGTGCCGAGCTGCGCGAGCGGCTCGCGGCGCATAGCCTGTCCGCCGGTCTGGTGCACCTGATGACGGTGCAGCCCCTCGCTGGCACCCCGGCTTGTCATCTGTTTGGCCATCGCACGGCGGACGGCCACTTGCTGCTGGAGTTCGACCGGCTCGATGAGGCGGCGCGGATCAGCGCCCCGGATGTCTATCAGAGTGTGCATGCCGCCCTTCATCGTTTACAAAGCGCCGAGACCCTGCAAGCCTTTTTCGACCATGCCGTGGTCGAGGTGCGCGCCATCACCGGTTTCGAGCGGGTCATGGCCTATCGCTTCGCCGCCGACGGCAGTGGCGAGGTGATCGCGGAATCCCTCGCCGCGGGCCTGGAACCCTATCTCGGGCTGCATTATCCGGCGGTTGACATCCCCGAGCCGGCGCGACGGGTGTGTCGCCTGTCCTGGCTGCGCCATCTGCCGGATGCCGGTTACCACTCGGTTCCGCTCATTCCCGAGTGCCATCCCGAGACCGGCGCGCCCGTTGATCTCAGCCGCTCCTTCCTGCGCAGCGTCTCGCGCATGTACACGGGCTATCTCAAAAACATGGGGGTCAAGGCCACCCTGGTCACCACCCTGTTGAAAGACGGCCAACTCTGGGGGCTGATCTCCTGTATGCACCACAGTGCGCCTCGGTATCTGCCGTTCGAGACCCGCGCGGCGGTGGAATGCCTGGCGCACATGGTCTCGCTGCTGATGGGGCGCAAGGATGCCGAGGATCACTATGCCTATCGCCTCAAGCTCGGCGAGGCACGCGAGCAATTGCTCGATGCCATGTTCCAGGCCAATGCCCCGCACCCGGCGCTGCGCGCGGCCGAGCCCAATGCGCTGAGCGCGCTGGATGCCGAGGGTGTGGCGCTGCTTGACAAGGGTGAGCTCCACCGACTGGGCCAGACGCCCGCGGAGGCCGACATCCTGGCATTGGCCGAGTGGCTGGCGCGGCGCGACGGGCTGTGGTTCGCCAGCCATGAGCTGGCGGAGGCTTACCCACCAGCGGCGTCCTTTCAACCCCTGGCCAGCGGCCTGCTGGCGGTGCGCTGGGCGCCCGGATCCCCGGATGGGTTGCTGTGGTTCCGCCCTGAGTGGCGCCAGGTCGTCCATTGGGCGGGCGATCCCAACAAGCCCATGGAGATCGACGACAGCAGCGGGGAAGCGCGCCTGATGCCGCGCACCTCGTTTGAACTCTGGAAGGAGACCGTCGCCGGCCAGTCACGCCCCTGGCTGGAGTGCGAGATCGAGCACGCCATCGAGCTGCGCCACGGCATTGTCGATCTCATCCTGCGCCATACTGAACAATTGCGACGCATCAACCGTGAATTGGCCGAGAGCAATCTGGAGCTCGACACCTTCGCCTACGCCGCCTCCCATGATCTCAAGGAGCCGTTGCGGGGGATTCACACATCGATTGAGTTCTTGCAGGAAGAAGATGGCCCGCTCCTGTCGTCCTCTGGACAGGGACGCCTGGCTACCGTGTTGCGCCTGACCCGACGCATGGATGAACTCATCGAGACCCTGCTGCAATACTCGCGGGTGGGGCGCATCGATCTGCGCCTGGAGGCGGTGGATCTCAATGAACTGGTGGTGCAAACCCTCGAGCTGTTCGAACCCCTGCGCAAGGAGCGCGCCACGGCACGCATGCTCGGGCGGCTGCCGGTGGTTGAATGCGACCGGGTGCGGGTCGGGGAGATTTTCACCAACCTGATCTCCAACGCCCTGAAGTACAACGACCGGGAGGAAAAGCGCGTGGACATCGGCTGCGACGCCAGCGCGGATCCGCCAGTGTTTTTCGTGCGGGACAACGGCATCGGCATCGCCGTGCGCCAGTATGCGCGCATCTTTCAGATTTTCCGGCGGCTGCACCCACGCGATGCCTATGGTGGCGGGACAGGTGCCGGCCTGACCATCACCAAGAAAGCCATTGAGCGCCACGGCGGGCAAATTTGGCTTGAATCCGTGCCGGGCCGCGGCTCGACCTTCTTCTTCACCCTCGCGCCACCGCGCTAAGCGCCATGGACCGCTCAGAGAACGGCGCCCTGCTGATCGTCGAGGACTCAGACGAGGATTATGCCCTCGCCCTCTGGGCCCTGCGACAGGCCGGCTGCGCGCGAGCGATCCGGCGCGCGCGGAGTCTCACCGAGGCGCTCGCCTGTCTCTGCCCAGAGCACGCCGGTGCGCTCGGGGAGACGCCATTGCTCGATCTGGTGCTGCTTGATCTCAACCTGCCCGACGGCACCGGGCAGGAACTGCTGCTCGCCTTGCGCGCTGCCCATGGACAGGCCCTGCCGGTGCCGGTGATCGTCCTGACCACCTCCAGCAATCCGCGCGATGTCGGTGAGTTTTACCAGCTTGGCGTGTCCGGGTATCTGGTCAAGCCGCTGGATCGGGAACGCTTTGCCGCGCAGATGCGGGTGGTGGTGGATTACTGGCTGCGCACCGTCAGGCTCCCGCCAGCCTTCCTGCCTGTCGCACCTTGCCCGGAACAGACCGCCTGATGCGCGCCGACCCCGATACCCTGCTGATCATTGATGACAATCCCGAGGATCGGGAATTTCTGCGCCATGCCCTGCGCGAGGAGTTTCACGTCATCGAGGCCGAACTCGGCGAACAGGGTTTGGCGCTGATCGAAAAAGCGCGCCCCACCTGCGTGCTGCTTGATTACTTTTTGCCCGATAT includes:
- a CDS encoding sulfite exporter TauE/SafE family protein encodes the protein MPLLEIPGAQLAYMIAYLVVGAAAGLMAGLLGVGGGAIMVPALIFLFAHFQTASDWIPHQAVATSLATVIGTGLVATLAHQRRDGVRWDLFARLAPGIVLGAWLGAMVAAAIPAFWHSGCSGCLAPFCFTPGLGCGGRPPSRARRWARRAPVGCCQRPARASVRSRR
- a CDS encoding sulfite exporter TauE/SafE family protein, yielding MWRAAPEPRAAMGQTRSGWLLPATGTGIGAVSAVIGIGGGSMTVPFLARLGLSMRQAVGTSSACGVPIALFGAIGFVWSGLGRDGLPAHSLGFVYYPAVLVLLLGSVPLAPVGAAMAHRLPTRLPRRIFGTLLILISARLLLGQAG
- a CDS encoding transglycosylase SLT domain-containing protein yields the protein MIATACQRASIPERPTRARLAGHLMRYRKLILVALFSFSGTLFPLGVGATSPGEADLPAARDRFQQAEWALAQGDMARFARLSASLKDYPLAPDLAIAALVRGLDQAQTSEVEALIAAQAGTAPGERLRRLWLGRLAREKRWTEYARLYVDNGSETRECLYRRALLNTGDAAAAFDGLADLYLTGGSLPDVCDPLFATWAQSESFNPDLVWRRIELALARGNNSIARFQGRYLPTAEQPWLDFRLAAGAKTSRFPTPPAGEHPRRARVIAAALADFATRQPDSALDLLAGRFSDLPPARAGLVHAAAGLALAQGGESARALAELDRLPPGAGSLTLQEQRLRAGLKLGAWQLLPAWISALPDKERRRAPWQYWLGRALEQTQDTGSPDPLSQAIAAYRRAADDRSLWGFLAAERLGIPKKIDHKAIPISPQRLQELLDSPRAARLRELAALERDVEIRREWREYSRALERAHQGEAQAIALREAAALAQALGFRIQAILILAKSGYWDDLELRFPLLHTDHVSGAARATGVPESWLLAIIRQESIFSPDAISPANAIGLMQLLPSTAREVARRLELAPPATEDLIDPALNIRLGSAYLAHLDKHFGGHDALATAAYNAGPTAVRRWLPQSPSQQPIAADVWIATIPYHETRAYVDRVLTYRVLYDHRLGHPLPMLSDLLAPVGPR
- a CDS encoding inositol monophosphatase family protein; this encodes MSPEPSQSDPSLKSLAALMRELAGAEILPAFGRVQARSKADGSLLTEVDLAVQERLINALERLTPGIPVLGEEMTQSAQQRLLSGASPRDPAAGEAGAFWALDPLDGTSNFACGFPAFAISLALFRNGRVELGIIHDPVRDECFSARLGQGAWLNGTPLNSAQNCERLADAMALMDFKRIPPGRLSGLLRKGAFRSQRNLGSVALDWCWLAAGRAQVYLHGGQRLWDYAAGRLIAAEAGVVTRLLPPGLAESTEQLTLEPRLALAAAHQALFDQWWEHVGLPWQD
- a CDS encoding tetratricopeptide repeat protein; the protein is MTDTLTDQDMELSSGIAAFESKQFSRAVGLLSPLAEAGHPDAQYRMAIMAQNGLGMMPNPLQAFSYMKAAAKAGLGVAQHGLGFMYMEGECTDKNPGRAVEWFTKAAEQGLAGSQTTLAMMYEEGRGVEKNPEEARKWYHLAGFDEK
- the pufB gene encoding light-harvesting antenna LH1, beta subunit, with protein sequence MAEAKSVSGLTPDQAKEFHEQFKITYTAFVGLAAVAHILVIGAQPWF
- the pufA gene encoding light-harvesting antenna LH1, alpha subunit, giving the protein MFPDIMSYKPAEQDYRIWLVVNPGTWLLPILITVLLTALAVHAAVLTIAPTALPFIDGAAPAEVAAPVAAAPAAAPAAE
- the pufB gene encoding light-harvesting antenna LH1, beta subunit, with the translated sequence MSGLTPEQAKEFHEQFKITYTAFVGLAALAHILVIGAKPWF
- the pufA gene encoding light-harvesting antenna LH1, alpha subunit; this translates as MADIPKPQNPQDDWKVWLVVNPANWLIPILITVLVTALAVHAAVLTIAPTALPFIN
- a CDS encoding response regulator transcription factor, with the protein product MNSIRIGLLEDDAVVAQMLEMAFAGSGWLCDSFETLTDIKQALTALSYDLLVLDWMVPDGTVETLIPWVRESLGWEIPILIESLLGDEPRIVRALGLGANDYVVKPLRLAEVNARIRALLRNQRSTHRPIMAHGPYRIDTAQRELTMDGEPVKLTRVELDLVIYFFRHAGELLSRERLLADVWGISAPLETRTVDYHVSRLRKKLRMGTSGVVMITCMPGYGYRLETEAAGGETHPPG